One part of the Aphis gossypii isolate Hap1 unplaced genomic scaffold, ASM2018417v2 Contig00687, whole genome shotgun sequence genome encodes these proteins:
- the LOC114132843 gene encoding uncharacterized protein LOC114132843, producing MQVYFIACKTKVAPLKSSKTDISLTIPRLELCAAVLLAHVLSHRLTLLSKVITIRQVRAFSDSTIIVLSWLKSQPKDFNIFFTNRVSKIKELLPNCEWNHVSSKENAADPASRGLFPHELITCNLHWTGPEFLRHPESQWPNSKHVEIPTDQLPEFKQTQECALFLTDTNEPERILQRFSSLGKMQRVLAYCLRFINVCRRRPIETGVLSRNETDRALVVAIRITQNIHWAQLQRQLTSPSAIITSTNLAHLSPFLDVQEVIRVGGRLHFSFFSENSKHPVLLPKASHLTELVILHYHLNLLHAGLKLTMTMIFRRFWIVSGRAAIRQVIHTCIPCVRHRAACPQPKMADLPAWRVQPHRPFSFVGMDYGGPFSVKESRRRNSKTNKAYLALFVCLSVKAVHLEIVSDIF from the coding sequence ATGCAGGTATACTTCATCGCGTGTAAGACCAAAGTCGCACCACTTAAATCATCAAAGACGGACATTTCGTTGACTATACCCCGGCTAGAACTTTGCGCGGCTGTTCTGTTAGCTCATGTTTTATCACATAGATTGACTCTTTTGTCAAAAGTAATAACCATTCGGCAAGTGCGTGCGTTTTCGGACTCTACGATCATTGTTCTAAGTTGGCTGAAGTCACAGCCAAAGGACTTCAACATTTTCTTCACGAATCGCGTTTCAAAAATTAAGGAACTACTTCCAAATTGTGAGTGGAATCATGTTAGTTCAAAGGAGAATGCTGCGGACCCGGCTTCTCGGGGTTTGTTTCCGCATGAATTGATAACGTGTAACTTGCACTGGACAGGCCCTGAATTTTTACGTCATCCTGAATCGCAGTGGCCCAATTCAAAACACGTGGAAATTCCAACAGATCAATTACCCGAATTCAAACAAACTCAAGAATGCGCGCTGTTTCTTACAGACACTAATGAACCAGAAAGGATTTTACAACGATTTTCTTCATTAGGAAAAATGCAACGTGTTCTTGCATATTGTTTACGTTTTATTAATGTCTGTCGGCGTCGACCAATCGAAACGGGAGTGTTGTCGCGCAATGAAACAGATCGGGCTCTGGTGGtcgctataagaataacacaaaatatacactGGGCACAACTACAAAGACAATTGACTTCCCCGTCAGCCATTATAACTTCTACCAATTTAGCTCATTTGTCACCTTTTCTAGATGTCCAAGAAGTAATCCGTGTGGGTGGTCGGTtgcatttttcgttttttagtGAGAACTCCAAACACCCAGTACTACTACCAAAGGCATCACACCTTACAGAATTGGTGATTttacattatcatttaaatttattgcacGCTGGTCTTAAACTTACTATGACCATGATATTCAGACGGTTTTGGATTGTGTCAGGACGCGCTGCTATTCGACAAGTTATCCATACATGCATACCATGTGTACGGCACAGAGCTGCCTGCCCGCAACCAAAAATGGCCGATTTGCCCGCTTGGCGAGTTCAACCACATCGCCCGTTTTCTTTTGTTGGGATGGATTACGGAGGACCATTCAGTGTAAAAGAAAGTCGTCGCAGAAATTCCAAGACTAATAAGGCTTACTTGGCATTGTTTGTGTGCTTATCGGTAAAGGCGGTTCACTTGGAAATTGTATCGGACATTTTTTAA
- the LOC114132841 gene encoding uncharacterized protein LOC114132841 — protein sequence MQDEISQDPRSIGLGSSRRVALNRLYNLERRLNKDSELYESYRKFMEEYITLGHMELATREGNYFIPHHAVVKRQDNDLKIRVVFDASAASSSGLSLNDCLVTGPKLQTDISDILLHCRFHKYIFIADIVKMYRQILIREEDRIYQHILWRSSPHEEVREYELCTITYGMSAAPYLAIRCLHQLDLENGPEFPLAMNLLRTSTYVDDIIAGADSLDNVVLLQQQVIQLLQKGCFELKKWASNCSIIIKNIPREDLASDSFFEPNEGQAIKILGLYWDSKEDLFGYRSNVGETRFTKRSILSTVAQLYDSIGALSPIILWAKCVMQELWCQKLDWDTPVPEEISQKWNEYMSKLSSLANLKLPRFINTLKAIDIQLIGFADASQKGYAA from the coding sequence ATGCAAGACGAGATTTCTCAAGACCCAAGGTCCATTGGTTTAGGATCGTCACGTCGTGTAGCATTAAATCGTTTATACAATTTGGAACGTCGCCTAAATAAAGATTCTGAACTCTATGAATCATATCGGAAATTCATGGAAGAGTATATCACATTGGGTCACATGGAGCTGGCAACGCGTGAAGGTAATTATTTCATTCCGCACCATGCGGTTGTTAAACGCCAAgataatgatttgaaaattaggGTTGTTTTTGATGCTTCTGCCGCATCATCATCGGGACTTTCTCTCAATGACTGTTTGGTAACAGGACCTAAGTTGCAAACTGACATAAGTGACATCCTTTTACATTGTCGTTTCCACAAGTACATCTTTATTGCGGACATAGTAAAAATGTACCGCCAAATATTAATTCGTGAGGAAGATAGAATTTACCAACATATACTTTGGCGCAGTTCACCTCATGAAGAGGTGCGAGAATACGAGTTGTGTACAATCACTTATGGCATGAGTGCAGCTCCGTATTTAGCTATTAGATGTTTGCATCAGTTGGATCTGGAAAACGGCCCAGAATTTCCTCTagctatgaatttattaagaaCAAGTACGTACGTTGACGATATCATTGCCGGAGCAGATAGTTTGGACAACGTCGTACTCTTACAACAACAAGTCATACAACTATTACAAAAGGGTTGTTTCGAGTTGAAAAAGTGGGCAAGTAACTGTTCAAtcataataaagaatataccACGAGAGGATTTGGCTAGCGATTCGTTCTTCGAACCTAATGAAGGACAAGCTATCAAGATACTTGGGTTGTACTGGGATTCGAAGGAAGATTTGTTCGGTTATCGTTCTAATGTCGGAGAAACACGATTCACAAAACGGTCAATCCTATCAACAGTTGCACAGTTGTATGATTCTATTGGCGCCCTAAGTCCAATAATTTTGTGGGCAAAATGTGTGATGCAGGAGTTATGGTGTCAAAAACTGGACTGGGATACACCCGTACCAGAGGAGATTTCCCAAAAATGGAACGAGTATATGTCCAAACTTTCATCGTTGGCTAACTTGAAATTACctcgttttataaatacattgaagGCGATAGATATTCAGTTGATTGGATTCGCAGACGCATCGCAAAAGGGATATGCTGCATAG